One Fuerstiella marisgermanici DNA window includes the following coding sequences:
- a CDS encoding HpcH/HpaI aldolase family protein: protein MKTNPVKAALAAGEPQVGTWLSFGDVFTARLMARVGYPWLTVDLEHSPIDWQTASLMFATIADSGCVPLARVPRGDHDLIKRVLDGGAMGIVVPMVNTVEEAKTAIAAAKYPPTGNRSIGGSIPALNFDTTAGEYYQRANDNVLVILQTESPEGVGNAEEIYSLPGVDAIFVGPNDLFWQMKPEDGSDPSPEEFEAMLQRILAAGKKTGTPVGLHTQSVAEVEQRIAEGWQFLALQSELKMMVTKAQEHVEALGLAKTSDLARY from the coding sequence ATGAAAACGAATCCTGTCAAAGCCGCATTGGCTGCCGGCGAGCCGCAGGTTGGCACATGGCTGTCTTTTGGTGATGTTTTTACCGCTCGGCTGATGGCGCGAGTCGGATATCCGTGGCTGACTGTGGATCTGGAACATTCCCCGATCGACTGGCAAACAGCGTCGTTGATGTTCGCAACAATCGCCGATTCCGGCTGCGTCCCGCTGGCTCGTGTGCCGCGTGGCGATCACGATTTGATCAAACGAGTCCTCGACGGCGGTGCCATGGGCATTGTCGTGCCGATGGTGAATACGGTTGAAGAAGCGAAGACGGCAATCGCCGCGGCGAAGTATCCGCCCACCGGAAACCGCTCAATTGGCGGCAGCATTCCGGCTCTTAACTTCGACACCACAGCGGGAGAATACTATCAGCGGGCCAACGACAACGTGCTGGTGATTCTGCAAACGGAATCGCCGGAAGGTGTCGGCAACGCAGAAGAAATCTACAGCCTGCCCGGCGTCGACGCGATCTTTGTTGGTCCAAACGATTTGTTCTGGCAGATGAAACCGGAAGACGGCAGTGATCCTTCACCGGAAGAATTCGAAGCGATGCTGCAACGAATTCTGGCCGCTGGTAAGAAGACGGGAACTCCGGTTGGCCTGCACACGCAGTCAGTCGCGGAGGTCGAACAACGCATCGCCGAAGGTTGGCAGTTTCTGGCGTTGCAAAGTGAGCTCAAGATGATGGTCACCAAGGCTCAGGAACACGTCGAAGCTCTTGGCTTGGCAAAGACCAGCGATCTTGCACGTTATTGA
- a CDS encoding EF-hand domain-containing protein translates to MNVAVLFTALLLPTAATDATDSLFAALDTNGDGKVAASEISETQRPWFQRALRVADRNDDGVLSSPELSIAVSDPKPVDIAESNRRPGRRANFDITRFDRNNDGNLSKDEVPGPLRERFEQAFDRYGKDTIPIEELKKFSARRMPAAASPNKKADSKTEKLSPRPNSTMRRPSGDNAAAFFERMDRNNDGKLTATEMPERMRDNARRMNRNGDKAISKAEFIRAVEMREKRER, encoded by the coding sequence ATGAATGTCGCCGTTCTTTTTACCGCACTCTTGCTTCCAACCGCCGCCACAGACGCAACGGACAGCTTGTTCGCGGCGCTGGATACGAATGGCGACGGCAAGGTGGCCGCGTCAGAGATCTCCGAAACACAGCGGCCCTGGTTCCAGCGGGCATTGCGAGTCGCCGATCGCAACGATGATGGCGTGCTTTCGTCGCCAGAACTGTCGATTGCGGTTTCCGACCCCAAGCCTGTTGATATCGCTGAATCAAACCGCCGTCCCGGTCGCCGCGCAAATTTCGATATCACGCGATTCGACCGCAACAACGACGGAAACCTTTCGAAGGACGAAGTGCCGGGGCCACTGCGTGAAAGATTTGAACAAGCCTTCGACCGCTACGGCAAAGATACAATTCCAATCGAGGAACTTAAGAAATTTTCAGCACGCCGCATGCCCGCCGCTGCGTCACCAAACAAGAAAGCCGACTCAAAGACAGAGAAGCTTTCGCCTCGCCCGAATTCAACAATGCGACGGCCCAGCGGCGACAACGCGGCCGCATTCTTTGAACGCATGGATCGGAACAACGATGGCAAGCTGACTGCCACAGAAATGCCCGAGCGTATGCGTGACAACGCCAGGCGAATGAATCGCAACGGCGATAAGGCGATTAGCAAGGCTGAGTTCATTCGCGCGGTGGAAATGCGTGAAAAAAGAGAACGATAG
- a CDS encoding carbohydrate kinase family protein: protein MTEAKMNVDGSVSVVGLGELLWDIFPDGPRFGGAPANFACSTAALSNKFDVAMASAVGDDELGQNALQELKRRGVGTSAVAVRSEPTGTVHVSLNETGHASYQFAENTAWDFLSWNDGLEELAARTQALCFGTLGQRNQTSRETIQRFVQSTPDSALKIFDINLRPPFYDDDVIQQSLRICTALKLNDEELPLVAKLSDASGSDYELLPKIADRWKLNTIALTLGASGAALWHDGTLFKADGVETTVRDTVGAGDSFTATLAVGLLSGCDPQHVIERACEVAAFVCSQDGATPEFPDRLKFV from the coding sequence GTGACGGAAGCGAAGATGAATGTCGATGGAAGTGTGAGCGTCGTGGGCCTGGGCGAATTACTTTGGGACATCTTTCCCGATGGACCTCGCTTTGGTGGAGCTCCGGCCAACTTTGCCTGCTCGACAGCGGCGCTGTCAAACAAATTTGACGTCGCCATGGCAAGCGCGGTGGGTGATGACGAACTCGGTCAGAATGCGCTGCAGGAATTAAAGCGGCGAGGAGTCGGCACGTCGGCTGTCGCGGTCCGTTCGGAACCCACCGGTACCGTTCATGTGTCTCTAAACGAAACGGGGCATGCCAGCTATCAGTTTGCTGAAAACACAGCGTGGGATTTTCTGTCCTGGAATGACGGTCTGGAAGAACTGGCTGCGAGAACGCAGGCCTTGTGCTTCGGGACTCTGGGACAACGCAATCAGACTTCGCGCGAAACGATTCAGCGGTTTGTTCAGAGCACTCCGGATTCTGCGTTAAAGATCTTCGACATCAACCTGCGACCGCCATTTTACGATGACGACGTCATCCAGCAGTCGCTCAGAATCTGCACCGCTTTAAAGCTAAACGACGAGGAACTACCGCTGGTCGCGAAACTCAGCGATGCATCCGGCAGTGACTACGAACTGCTTCCTAAAATCGCAGACCGCTGGAAGCTAAATACGATTGCACTCACGCTGGGAGCCAGCGGCGCGGCGCTGTGGCACGACGGAACGTTGTTCAAGGCTGACGGCGTTGAAACGACCGTCAGGGACACGGTTGGTGCGGGCGATTCGTTCACCGCCACGTTGGCCGTTGGGTTGCTGAGTGGCTGTGATCCGCAGCACGTGATTGAGCGAGCCTGCGAAGTGGCTGCCTTTGTGTGCTCTCAGGACGGAGCGACTCCTGAGTTTCCAGATCGCCTGAAATTCGTGTAA
- a CDS encoding ABC transporter permease subunit has translation MTSSKHNSQLWKTVANDYGMVFVLLLLVVVLSALTLQEQNPTGAEAGRIVANEILAKQGADVSVAIIAESTSVDTAFVEGATKALDEGGATVVVRISGKPRDARQAIEAALADGHEIDAIAATGDTAEWTIYDRFESINADNIVSPVPYTWPTFARLDNLLSVANQTAIYAIIAIGMTMVIITAGIDLSVGSLVALASVAAAISIRDFGGGRDAGVGMMLVGCLIGTGVCALAGLFNGTMITRFRIPPFIATLAMMMMAKGLALRLSAGESISAVPDSFRWIGGGTTFGIPHPVILMLVLYGVAHMMMSMTVFGRYVYAVGGNAEAARLSGVAVKPVTLVVYTLCGALAGLGGIVQSSKLGTGDPKLGLMYELEVIAAVVVGGTSLMGGEGKIFGTLIGAFIIAVIKNGMNLMNVGSYEQQIVLGAVVLIAVLVDTWKRGGTAS, from the coding sequence TTGACTTCCTCAAAACATAATTCGCAACTCTGGAAGACCGTCGCCAACGATTACGGAATGGTATTTGTACTGTTGCTGCTGGTCGTTGTACTGAGTGCTCTGACGCTTCAGGAACAGAACCCAACCGGCGCAGAAGCGGGGCGGATCGTTGCGAATGAAATTCTGGCAAAGCAAGGTGCAGACGTCAGTGTCGCGATCATCGCTGAATCCACATCGGTGGACACCGCTTTCGTGGAAGGGGCGACGAAGGCGTTGGATGAAGGTGGCGCCACTGTTGTCGTCCGTATCTCTGGTAAACCGCGAGATGCTCGGCAAGCGATCGAAGCCGCGTTGGCTGACGGTCATGAAATCGACGCAATCGCGGCGACTGGTGATACGGCCGAATGGACGATCTATGATCGATTCGAAAGCATCAACGCGGACAATATCGTGAGCCCCGTTCCGTACACGTGGCCAACGTTTGCCAGACTGGACAATCTGCTTAGCGTGGCCAATCAGACGGCGATCTATGCGATTATTGCGATCGGCATGACGATGGTGATTATCACCGCAGGAATCGATCTAAGCGTCGGATCGCTGGTTGCTCTGGCATCGGTGGCGGCCGCCATCAGCATTCGTGACTTCGGCGGTGGTCGAGATGCCGGCGTGGGTATGATGCTGGTCGGTTGCCTGATTGGGACGGGCGTTTGCGCTTTGGCGGGACTGTTTAACGGAACGATGATCACGCGGTTCCGGATCCCTCCGTTCATTGCGACGCTGGCCATGATGATGATGGCCAAGGGGCTGGCGTTGAGGTTATCAGCTGGCGAATCGATTTCTGCCGTGCCGGATTCTTTCCGATGGATCGGTGGCGGCACGACTTTCGGCATACCTCACCCGGTGATTTTGATGCTGGTTCTGTACGGCGTCGCTCATATGATGATGTCGATGACCGTTTTTGGTCGCTACGTGTATGCGGTCGGCGGCAATGCAGAAGCGGCTCGGTTGTCAGGCGTCGCCGTCAAACCTGTGACGCTGGTCGTGTATACGCTTTGCGGAGCATTGGCCGGGCTTGGCGGCATTGTGCAGTCGTCGAAGCTGGGAACAGGTGATCCTAAATTGGGCTTAATGTACGAACTGGAAGTCATCGCGGCCGTCGTAGTCGGCGGAACATCGTTGATGGGTGGTGAGGGAAAAATCTTTGGCACTCTGATCGGAGCATTCATCATCGCCGTCATCAAAAACGGAATGAATTTGATGAACGTCGGATCCTACGAACAACAGATCGTGCTGGGGGCTGTTGTGTTGATTGCCGTACTGGTAGATACATGGAAACGGGGAGGAACAGCGTCGTGA
- a CDS encoding sugar ABC transporter ATP-binding protein — translation MPETHTTPLLQMTAIEKSFPGVRALSGVDLTLQRGEVLALMGENGAGKSTLIKMLGGAHQPDAGEISIEGTPVSLSDPAAAMQAGIGVIYQEFNLIPALNAWENIFLGRERSGFFVAKTDERRRAAELFQRLGVDIPLDVPARQLSVAQQQLVEIAKALSQNARILVMDEPSAALLPQEVQKLFAIIRDLKAQGIGIIYISHRLDEIFDIADSITVLRDGQYVGHAPSAEMTRQQMIEMMVGRSIENEFPKRPATIGDVRLEVSHLSRGTAVRDISFGVRRGEVLGLTGLVGAGRTELVRLIFGADKAEAGELTLDGKPLRIGSPRDAIKAGICLLTEDRKSQGLVLGLSVRENFGLPNLSEFSQFGMVSRRNERDALTGYVDSLSIRISHDEQLAKNLSGGNQQKVVLAKWLQQNAEILIFDEPTRGIDVGAKHEIYQLMNRLASAGKAIIMISSELPEVIGMSDRILVMHEGRLTGEVTDVTQVTQEQIMELAIN, via the coding sequence GTGCCCGAAACCCACACAACTCCTCTGCTGCAAATGACGGCGATTGAAAAATCGTTCCCGGGTGTCCGCGCGCTTTCCGGTGTGGACCTCACGCTGCAGCGTGGTGAAGTGCTGGCTCTGATGGGCGAAAACGGTGCGGGCAAGAGCACTCTGATCAAGATGCTGGGCGGTGCTCATCAGCCGGACGCAGGTGAAATTTCAATTGAAGGCACGCCGGTTAGCCTGTCGGATCCGGCGGCCGCCATGCAGGCCGGAATTGGCGTCATCTATCAGGAGTTCAACCTGATTCCCGCTTTGAATGCGTGGGAGAACATTTTTCTGGGCCGCGAACGTTCCGGCTTCTTTGTTGCGAAGACTGACGAACGTCGCCGAGCGGCCGAGTTGTTCCAGCGGCTGGGTGTGGACATTCCGCTGGACGTGCCCGCTCGCCAGTTGTCGGTCGCTCAACAGCAACTCGTCGAAATTGCGAAGGCTCTGTCGCAGAACGCACGGATTCTGGTGATGGACGAACCGTCGGCCGCACTGCTGCCTCAGGAAGTGCAGAAGCTGTTCGCCATCATCCGCGACCTGAAGGCTCAGGGCATCGGCATCATCTACATCAGTCATCGGCTGGACGAAATCTTTGACATCGCCGACTCAATCACGGTGTTGCGAGACGGCCAGTATGTCGGTCACGCGCCGTCAGCAGAGATGACTCGCCAACAGATGATCGAAATGATGGTCGGACGGTCGATCGAAAACGAGTTCCCCAAGCGACCGGCGACGATCGGCGATGTGAGACTGGAAGTCAGCCATCTGTCTCGAGGCACCGCCGTCCGCGATATTAGCTTTGGGGTGCGCCGCGGCGAAGTGCTGGGGCTGACGGGGCTCGTGGGAGCGGGCCGCACAGAACTGGTGCGGTTGATCTTTGGAGCCGACAAAGCCGAAGCGGGCGAACTGACGCTCGACGGAAAGCCGCTGCGCATCGGTTCTCCACGCGATGCGATCAAGGCTGGGATTTGCCTGCTGACGGAAGATCGAAAATCGCAGGGGCTTGTGCTGGGACTTAGCGTGCGCGAAAACTTCGGGCTGCCGAACCTGTCCGAGTTCTCGCAATTCGGCATGGTGTCGCGCCGGAACGAACGCGACGCATTGACAGGTTACGTCGATTCACTCAGCATCCGAATCTCACACGACGAACAGCTCGCTAAGAATCTGTCGGGCGGTAACCAACAGAAGGTTGTGCTGGCCAAATGGCTTCAGCAGAACGCAGAGATTCTGATTTTCGACGAACCGACCCGAGGCATCGACGTTGGCGCCAAGCATGAAATTTATCAGTTGATGAATCGTCTGGCGTCAGCTGGAAAAGCGATCATCATGATCAGCTCGGAACTGCCCGAAGTGATTGGTATGAGCGACCGAATTCTGGTGATGCACGAAGGCCGCTTGACCGGCGAAGTGACCGACGTCACCCAGGTAACTCAGGAACAAATTATGGAGTTGGCGATCAATTGA
- a CDS encoding substrate-binding domain-containing protein, translating to MMIKVHRYLFGLLLVGAIVVVGCGDANNDSSSASGGDNGSAAGAGSEESKGTIGFSALTLSNPFFKVIADSMTEEAAKHGYEVVVVSGDQDVKKQSDQIDDFIVKGVSAIVLNPCDSKSIGQAIKKANAAGIPVFTNDIKFDGNDGDVECHVATDNHQGGKLAGEAMVKLLGEAGGKVLIVDYPDVESCQLRTKGFHEVLGAHNAKDGAAKIEVVATLNGKGARDVGYSVAKDAIVAHPDLSAIFAINDPSALGARTALEEAGKQDQVTIIGFDGAKAGKEAILEGKILCDPIQFPDKMGRTTIEMILKYFAGDDVPEEVLIPSKLYYKEDAEKDPELK from the coding sequence ATGATGATTAAAGTTCACCGATATTTATTCGGTTTGTTGCTGGTGGGTGCCATCGTTGTGGTCGGCTGCGGCGACGCCAATAACGATTCTTCGAGTGCTTCAGGCGGCGATAATGGTTCTGCAGCGGGGGCTGGGTCCGAGGAATCCAAAGGCACCATTGGCTTTAGCGCACTGACTCTGAGCAATCCGTTTTTTAAGGTCATCGCCGATAGCATGACTGAAGAAGCGGCGAAGCATGGTTACGAGGTCGTCGTCGTGTCCGGCGATCAGGACGTGAAAAAACAGTCGGACCAGATCGATGACTTCATCGTGAAGGGCGTGTCGGCCATCGTGCTGAACCCCTGCGATTCGAAGTCGATCGGTCAGGCGATTAAGAAAGCCAACGCCGCAGGCATTCCTGTGTTCACAAACGACATCAAGTTTGATGGGAATGACGGCGACGTCGAATGCCATGTGGCGACTGACAATCATCAGGGTGGAAAACTGGCGGGCGAAGCCATGGTTAAGCTGCTGGGCGAAGCTGGTGGTAAGGTGCTGATCGTGGATTACCCGGACGTGGAATCCTGCCAACTTCGCACGAAAGGTTTTCATGAAGTGCTGGGTGCTCACAACGCCAAAGACGGAGCAGCCAAGATCGAAGTCGTCGCCACGCTGAATGGCAAGGGGGCTCGCGATGTGGGCTATTCTGTGGCAAAGGATGCAATCGTCGCGCACCCCGATCTGTCTGCAATCTTTGCCATCAACGATCCATCCGCGCTGGGAGCTCGCACGGCTCTTGAAGAAGCGGGCAAGCAGGACCAGGTCACGATCATCGGTTTTGACGGAGCGAAAGCGGGGAAGGAAGCGATTCTGGAAGGTAAGATTCTGTGCGACCCGATTCAGTTTCCTGACAAAATGGGCCGGACCACGATCGAAATGATTCTGAAGTATTTCGCCGGCGATGACGTTCCGGAAGAAGTGCTGATTCCGTCGAAGCTGTACTACAAAGAGGACGCGGAGAAGGATCCGGAACTGAAGTGA
- a CDS encoding DUF3375 domain-containing protein: MDVSTLLLHFDSSPAIRLLKAGNAPYVIAFLHQQFKQSGTITIPQSELLPALGSFQEELQISWPDALRDKAETYLTDWCSRDKLWLHRFLEAGRDEPIYQLTPHSEEVIEFVHQSLHKDIGFVGTGSRLRLVIETLQQLVVGASDDPTVHLEELRKQQTAIEEQIARIESGEAVPAFHPTRIREQFNLAVTMLQELERDFRAVEERFKEITQDVQQKQIKGMDTRGGILGAAMDAEDALRTDDQGVSFYEFFRLIQSTEQQRQLRSVIQQLNDIQELADQKDGLQAVRRMMPLLLSEAAKVTQTERRLSSTLRRLLDAQAHQERLRVAELLREIRGLAAAMSSDPPRDEVAIEVDDIVELSSPVSRQFWIEPSEFEQIDLTESTKDSEQRDQMFREFANLHRLDFRAMKSRIQAAAAKRGTITLSELLHASPPQSGVMDVLGYLQIASDDDHIIDHDLPEDLSIPSAMNHDRTIVVTVPRVTFVAKEVTRSEM; the protein is encoded by the coding sequence ATGGACGTGTCTACGCTATTGCTGCACTTCGATTCCTCACCGGCCATCCGCCTGCTGAAGGCTGGCAATGCGCCGTACGTGATCGCGTTTCTGCACCAACAATTCAAGCAGTCCGGTACCATTACGATTCCTCAGTCTGAACTGCTGCCCGCATTGGGCTCTTTTCAGGAAGAGCTACAGATATCGTGGCCGGATGCGCTGCGCGACAAGGCCGAAACTTACCTGACCGATTGGTGTTCGCGCGACAAGCTGTGGCTGCATCGCTTTCTGGAAGCGGGCCGAGACGAGCCGATCTACCAGCTGACACCGCACAGCGAAGAGGTCATCGAATTCGTCCATCAGTCGCTGCACAAGGATATCGGTTTCGTCGGTACAGGATCGCGTCTACGGCTGGTGATTGAAACGTTGCAGCAGCTTGTAGTTGGAGCGTCCGACGATCCGACCGTGCATCTGGAAGAACTTCGCAAACAGCAGACAGCCATCGAAGAACAGATTGCAAGAATCGAAAGTGGCGAAGCTGTACCAGCCTTCCATCCGACTCGCATCCGCGAACAGTTCAACCTGGCCGTCACCATGTTGCAGGAACTGGAGCGCGACTTCCGAGCCGTCGAAGAACGCTTCAAAGAGATCACACAGGACGTCCAGCAAAAACAGATTAAGGGTATGGACACTCGTGGCGGAATCCTGGGCGCTGCAATGGACGCCGAAGACGCCTTACGAACCGACGATCAGGGAGTCAGCTTTTATGAATTCTTCCGCCTGATCCAATCCACCGAACAACAGCGACAACTACGATCTGTGATCCAGCAACTGAACGACATTCAGGAACTGGCCGACCAAAAAGATGGCTTGCAGGCCGTGCGCCGCATGATGCCGCTGCTGCTAAGCGAAGCTGCCAAGGTGACTCAAACAGAACGCCGCCTGTCGTCGACGTTGCGGCGTTTGCTGGATGCACAAGCGCATCAGGAGCGATTACGAGTCGCCGAATTGCTGCGCGAAATCCGAGGTCTGGCGGCCGCGATGTCCAGCGATCCGCCGCGCGACGAAGTGGCGATTGAAGTCGACGACATCGTGGAACTGTCGTCGCCCGTCAGCCGTCAGTTTTGGATCGAGCCGTCAGAATTTGAACAGATCGACCTGACCGAAAGCACGAAGGATTCAGAGCAGCGCGACCAAATGTTTCGTGAATTTGCGAACCTGCACCGCCTTGATTTTCGAGCCATGAAGTCTCGTATTCAAGCCGCCGCCGCAAAACGCGGCACGATCACGCTCAGCGAATTGCTGCACGCATCGCCGCCTCAATCCGGCGTCATGGACGTACTCGGATATCTGCAAATCGCCAGCGACGATGACCACATTATCGACCACGACCTCCCCGAAGATCTTTCCATTCCCAGCGCTATGAATCACGACCGCACAATTGTGGTGACAGTTCCCCGAGTCACATTCGTGGCGAAGGAAGTCACGCGATCCGAAATGTGA
- a CDS encoding DUF4194 domain-containing protein produces the protein MDTPTENIPEYREWSDAAVRLLQGVVYLEDGKPWDLLLRNVTPLENYFSLIGLQLIIDESEGFAFLRQRSSEELPEGYDALPKLFRRSRLSYDATLLTILLREELRRFEEEEVHDQRCVVSGDELFEQWKAFYPRDHDEVKLRKALSAAIRTLNGLKFVRRFGQGTDDWEIRRILKAKLIAADLEAVKNQFEAAFKRRSGNSGKAEEGERGD, from the coding sequence ATGGATACGCCCACCGAAAACATCCCTGAATACCGCGAATGGAGCGACGCTGCCGTGCGTCTGCTGCAGGGCGTTGTCTATCTGGAAGACGGCAAACCGTGGGACTTGCTGCTCCGCAATGTCACACCGCTGGAAAACTACTTCAGCCTGATCGGGCTGCAGTTGATTATTGACGAATCCGAAGGTTTCGCTTTCCTGCGGCAACGTTCCAGCGAAGAATTGCCCGAGGGCTACGACGCTCTTCCGAAACTCTTCCGCCGCAGTCGCCTAAGTTACGACGCCACACTGCTGACAATTTTGCTGCGCGAAGAACTACGGCGTTTTGAAGAGGAAGAAGTTCACGACCAGAGGTGCGTCGTCTCTGGTGACGAACTCTTTGAACAGTGGAAAGCATTCTATCCACGCGACCACGACGAAGTGAAGTTACGCAAAGCACTCAGCGCAGCAATTCGTACTCTGAACGGCTTGAAATTCGTCCGCCGATTCGGGCAAGGCACGGACGACTGGGAAATTCGGCGCATCCTGAAAGCCAAACTAATCGCGGCCGACCTGGAAGCCGTGAAGAACCAGTTTGAAGCCGCGTTCAAACGCCGGAGTGGCAACAGCGGGAAAGCGGAAGAAGGAGAACGGGGCGACTGA